One Leisingera sp. M658 genomic window carries:
- a CDS encoding substrate-binding protein, with the protein MSEFDASRRRVLKTGAIAGAGMALPTIFTASSAAAFTNEPTGGTVTLGFNVPQTGPYADEGADELRAYELAVEHLNGGGDGGMMNTFSSKALQGNGILGKKVEYVTGDTQTKSDAARASAKSMIEKDGAVMITGGSSSGVAIAVQGLCQEAGVIFMAGLTHSNDTTGKDKKANGFRHFFNGYMSGAALAPVLKNLYGTDRTAYHLTADYTWGWTQEESIAAATEALGWNTVNKVRTPLAATDFSSYIAPVLNSGADVLVLNHYGGNMVNSLTNAVQFGLRDKVVNGKNFEIVVPLYSRLMAKGAGANVKGIHGSTNWHWTLQDEGSKAFVKSFGTKYGFPPSQAAHTTYCQTLLYADAVERAGTFNPCGVAEALEGFEFDGLGNGKTLYRAEDHQCFKDVLVVRGKENPTSEFDLLEVVEVTPRAQVEYAPDHPMFAGGQLGSCNPGA; encoded by the coding sequence ATGTCTGAATTTGACGCATCGCGCCGCAGAGTCTTAAAGACCGGCGCAATCGCAGGCGCCGGTATGGCGCTGCCAACGATCTTTACCGCCTCTTCCGCTGCGGCTTTTACCAATGAACCGACCGGCGGCACCGTGACCCTGGGCTTCAATGTGCCCCAGACCGGCCCCTACGCTGATGAAGGCGCTGACGAGCTTCGCGCCTATGAGCTGGCGGTCGAGCATCTGAATGGCGGCGGCGACGGCGGCATGATGAACACCTTCAGCTCCAAGGCGCTGCAAGGGAACGGCATCCTGGGCAAGAAGGTGGAATATGTCACCGGCGACACCCAGACCAAATCCGATGCCGCCCGTGCCTCGGCCAAGTCGATGATCGAAAAAGACGGCGCGGTGATGATCACCGGCGGCTCGTCCTCGGGTGTTGCCATCGCCGTGCAGGGTCTCTGCCAGGAGGCGGGCGTGATCTTCATGGCCGGCCTGACGCATTCCAACGACACAACCGGCAAAGACAAGAAGGCCAACGGTTTCCGTCACTTCTTCAACGGCTATATGTCGGGCGCGGCGCTGGCACCGGTGCTGAAGAACCTCTATGGCACCGACCGCACCGCTTATCACCTGACCGCCGATTACACCTGGGGCTGGACCCAGGAAGAATCGATTGCAGCCGCAACCGAGGCCCTGGGCTGGAACACCGTGAACAAGGTGCGCACGCCGCTGGCCGCGACCGACTTTTCGTCCTACATCGCGCCGGTTCTGAACTCGGGCGCTGATGTGCTGGTGCTGAACCACTATGGCGGCAACATGGTGAACTCGCTGACCAATGCGGTGCAGTTCGGCCTGCGCGACAAGGTGGTGAACGGCAAGAACTTCGAGATCGTCGTGCCGCTCTACTCCCGCCTGATGGCCAAGGGTGCAGGCGCCAACGTGAAGGGCATCCACGGCTCGACCAACTGGCACTGGACGCTGCAGGACGAAGGCTCCAAAGCGTTCGTCAAATCCTTCGGCACCAAATACGGCTTCCCGCCGAGCCAGGCTGCCCATACCACCTACTGCCAGACGCTGCTTTACGCGGATGCGGTTGAGCGTGCGGGCACCTTCAACCCCTGCGGTGTTGCCGAAGCGCTGGAAGGCTTTGAATTCGACGGGCTGGGCAATGGCAAGACCCTGTACCGCGCCGAAGACCACCAGTGTTTCAAAGACGTTCTGGTGGTGCGCGGTAAGGAAAATCCGACCTCGGAATTCGACCTTCTGGAAGTGGTCGAGGTCACCCCGCGTGCACAGGTGGAATACGCACCGGACCACCCGATGTTTGCCGGCGGTCAACTGGGCTCCTGCAACCCGGGCGCCTGA
- a CDS encoding branched-chain amino acid ABC transporter permease yields the protein MDAILLQILNGLDKGSAYALIALGLTLIFGTLGVVNFAHGALFMIGAFCAVTVQRFLNLSFETVDETQTDFLGNPLKVKTPYVEAWFGPEFGGSIIDWAVPLAILFAIPIMIGVGYVMERGLIKHFYKRPHADQILVTFGLAIVLQEVIKYFYGANPIQTPAPDALNGVMNLGAVIGMDIIYPVWRVVYFFFAVLIIGGIFSFLQFTTFGMVVRAGMADRETVGLLGINIDRRFTIMFGIAAAVAGLAGVMYTPINSPNYHMGMDFLVLSFVVVVVGGMGSLPGAVLAGFLLGVLESFASMNEIKSLIPGIDQIIIYVVAIIILLTRPRGLMGRKGVMED from the coding sequence ATGGACGCCATTCTCCTGCAAATCCTGAACGGGCTCGACAAAGGCTCGGCCTATGCGCTGATCGCGCTGGGATTGACACTTATCTTCGGCACGCTTGGCGTGGTGAACTTTGCCCATGGGGCCCTGTTCATGATCGGCGCCTTCTGCGCTGTCACCGTGCAACGTTTTCTGAACCTCAGCTTTGAGACCGTCGACGAGACCCAAACCGACTTTCTGGGCAACCCGCTGAAAGTGAAAACCCCCTACGTCGAGGCCTGGTTCGGCCCCGAGTTCGGCGGCTCCATCATCGACTGGGCGGTGCCGCTGGCGATCCTCTTTGCCATCCCGATCATGATCGGCGTCGGCTATGTGATGGAACGCGGTCTGATCAAGCATTTCTACAAGCGACCCCATGCGGACCAGATCCTGGTGACCTTCGGCCTTGCAATCGTGCTGCAGGAAGTCATCAAGTATTTCTACGGCGCCAACCCGATCCAGACCCCGGCCCCGGACGCGCTGAACGGCGTGATGAACCTGGGCGCTGTCATCGGCATGGACATCATCTATCCGGTCTGGCGCGTGGTCTATTTCTTTTTTGCAGTGCTGATCATCGGCGGCATCTTCAGCTTCCTGCAATTCACCACATTCGGCATGGTGGTGCGGGCCGGCATGGCCGACCGCGAGACCGTGGGCCTGCTGGGCATCAACATCGACCGCCGCTTCACCATTATGTTCGGCATCGCTGCCGCTGTCGCAGGGTTGGCCGGTGTGATGTACACGCCAATCAACTCGCCCAACTACCACATGGGCATGGATTTCCTGGTCCTCAGCTTTGTGGTGGTGGTTGTCGGCGGCATGGGATCGCTGCCCGGTGCGGTGCTGGCGGGTTTCCTGCTGGGTGTTCTTGAGAGCTTCGCCTCGATGAACGAGATCAAATCGCTGATCCCCGGCATCGACCAGATCATCATCTATGTGGTCGCAATCATCATTCTGCTGACCCGTCCACGGGGCCTGATGGGCCGCAAAGGCGTGATGGAGGACTAA
- a CDS encoding branched-chain amino acid ABC transporter permease: MFGLDKKDTSMLIIVACLTLFAPFILNPFPTGSAMAQFNAGYPDLMQRFVIFGIFAIGFNILFGLTGYLSFGHAAFLGAGSYSAVWMFKLVGMNVIPAILLSVIVAGLFALLIGFVSLRRSGIYFSILTLAFAQMSFNLAYSVLTPITNGETGLQLTLEDPRILGVSATADGSIPVTSLFGLEMRSTFELAVGPWAFQFNAGYYLCALILLAAFYLSIRIFRSPFGMMLRAVKSNQQRMNYTGLNTRPYTLAAFVISGMYAGLAGGLMASMDPLAGAERMQWTASGEVVLMTILGGAGTLIGPVLGAGFIKYFENIFSKINDNVLHSWFSFMPDGMEDALVFLVHPFIGKGWHLTLGILFMLVVIFLPGGLVEGGQRIKGWLSRRKAKDSNTSGKTNPAE, encoded by the coding sequence ATGTTCGGACTGGATAAAAAAGACACCTCTATGCTGATCATCGTCGCCTGCCTGACGTTGTTCGCCCCCTTCATCCTGAATCCCTTCCCCACCGGCAGCGCCATGGCGCAGTTCAACGCGGGCTATCCGGACCTGATGCAGCGCTTTGTGATCTTTGGGATCTTCGCCATCGGATTTAACATCCTGTTTGGCCTCACCGGCTATTTGTCATTCGGCCATGCCGCTTTCCTTGGCGCCGGCTCCTACTCAGCCGTCTGGATGTTCAAGCTGGTCGGCATGAACGTGATCCCGGCGATCCTGCTGTCGGTCATCGTTGCAGGCCTGTTCGCCTTGCTCATTGGTTTTGTCAGCTTGCGCCGCTCCGGCATATACTTCTCGATCCTGACGCTCGCCTTTGCCCAGATGTCCTTTAACCTTGCCTATTCGGTGCTGACACCGATCACCAATGGCGAGACCGGTCTGCAGCTGACACTGGAAGACCCGCGCATCCTGGGTGTCTCTGCCACCGCGGACGGCTCAATCCCGGTGACCAGCCTGTTCGGCCTGGAGATGCGTTCAACGTTTGAGCTGGCAGTCGGCCCCTGGGCCTTTCAGTTCAACGCGGGCTATTACCTGTGCGCGCTGATCCTGCTGGCGGCCTTCTACCTGTCGATCCGCATCTTCCGCTCGCCCTTTGGCATGATGCTGCGGGCGGTGAAATCGAACCAGCAGCGGATGAACTACACCGGCCTGAACACCCGGCCCTATACCCTGGCGGCCTTTGTGATCTCGGGCATGTATGCCGGTCTGGCTGGCGGCCTGATGGCCTCGATGGACCCCTTGGCAGGCGCTGAGCGGATGCAGTGGACAGCCTCGGGCGAGGTGGTGCTGATGACCATCCTCGGCGGTGCGGGCACGCTGATCGGCCCGGTGCTGGGCGCAGGCTTCATCAAGTACTTCGAGAACATCTTTTCCAAGATCAACGACAACGTGCTGCACAGCTGGTTCAGCTTTATGCCCGACGGGATGGAGGATGCCCTTGTCTTTCTGGTCCACCCCTTCATCGGCAAAGGCTGGCATCTGACCCTGGGTATCCTGTTCATGCTGGTGGTGATCTTCCTGCCCGGCGGCCTGGTTGAGGGCGGCCAGCGGATCAAGGGCTGGCTCAGCCGCCGCAAGGCCAAGGACAGCAATACGTCCGGCAAAACCAACCCCGCGGAATAA
- a CDS encoding ABC transporter ATP-binding protein, producing the protein MGILEVKDVGKRFGGLQALSEVNLSVKENSVHAIIGPNGAGKSTLLNCLVGKLIPDTGSVMFDGQSVLGRAPYEINQMGISRVFQTPEIFGDLTVLENMMIPCFAKRDGAFELNALSSVLKQKDILQKAEHMLEEMNMADKRHMHAAAMSRGDKRRLEIGMCLSQEPRLLLLDEPTAGMARADTNNTIDLLKQISDQRDITIAIIEHDMHVVFSLANRITVLAQGTPLVEDDPQNIRGNPKVREAYLGESA; encoded by the coding sequence ATGGGTATCCTTGAAGTCAAAGACGTGGGGAAACGGTTCGGCGGCCTGCAAGCGCTGTCCGAGGTGAACCTCAGCGTGAAGGAAAACTCGGTCCATGCGATCATCGGACCAAACGGCGCGGGCAAATCCACCCTGCTGAACTGCCTGGTGGGCAAGCTGATCCCCGACACCGGATCCGTCATGTTCGACGGCCAGTCGGTGCTGGGGCGCGCGCCTTACGAGATCAACCAGATGGGTATTTCCCGCGTGTTCCAGACGCCTGAAATCTTTGGCGATCTGACGGTGCTGGAAAACATGATGATCCCCTGCTTTGCCAAACGGGACGGCGCGTTTGAGCTGAACGCCCTGTCTTCGGTGCTGAAACAGAAAGACATCCTGCAAAAGGCCGAGCATATGCTGGAAGAGATGAACATGGCGGACAAGCGGCACATGCATGCCGCCGCCATGTCCCGCGGCGACAAGCGGCGGCTGGAGATCGGCATGTGCCTCAGCCAGGAACCCCGGCTGCTGCTGCTGGATGAGCCGACCGCAGGCATGGCGCGGGCCGACACCAACAACACCATCGACCTGTTGAAACAGATCTCGGACCAGCGCGACATCACCATCGCCATCATCGAACACGACATGCATGTGGTGTTCAGCCTCGCCAACCGGATCACCGTCCTGGCCCAGGGCACGCCGCTGGTCGAGGACGACCCGCAAAATATCCGCGGCAACCCCAAGGTGCGCGAAGCGTACCTGGGCGAGTCGGCGTAA
- a CDS encoding ABC transporter ATP-binding protein, translating into MNVKPDFSRSANAATTAPAFLSVWDVHAYYGESYIVQGISFNVHEGEILALLGRNGAGKTSTLRSIARTGSPLVTRGEIWLDHKPLHKMESYEAASVGLGLVPEDRRIIPGLTVEENLQLAQIAPPVGWSLERLYDLFPRLGERRKQEGVTLSGGEQQMLAIARALARDIKVLLLDEPYEGLAPVIVDEIEKTLIHIKEQGMTTIIVEQNAVRALELADRAVILDTGGIVFDGTAAEVLENEELRAEYLAI; encoded by the coding sequence ATGAATGTGAAACCCGACTTCTCCAGAAGCGCCAATGCGGCCACCACCGCGCCTGCCTTCCTGTCAGTCTGGGATGTCCACGCCTATTACGGTGAAAGCTACATCGTGCAGGGCATCAGCTTTAACGTCCACGAAGGCGAGATCCTGGCCTTGCTGGGCCGCAATGGTGCTGGCAAAACGTCTACCCTGCGCTCGATTGCCCGCACAGGGTCCCCCTTGGTGACCCGTGGTGAAATCTGGCTGGACCATAAACCGCTGCACAAGATGGAATCCTATGAGGCCGCATCCGTGGGCCTGGGCCTGGTGCCTGAGGACCGCCGCATCATCCCCGGCCTGACGGTTGAGGAAAACCTGCAGCTGGCGCAGATCGCGCCGCCCGTCGGCTGGTCGCTGGAGCGTCTGTACGATCTGTTCCCGCGCCTTGGTGAACGGCGCAAGCAGGAGGGCGTGACCCTCTCGGGCGGCGAGCAGCAGATGCTGGCGATTGCCCGCGCGCTTGCCCGCGACATCAAGGTGCTGCTGCTGGACGAACCCTACGAAGGCCTGGCCCCGGTAATCGTCGACGAGATTGAAAAGACCCTCATCCACATCAAGGAACAGGGCATGACGACAATCATTGTCGAACAGAACGCGGTCCGCGCCCTGGAACTGGCGGACCGTGCGGTGATCCTGGATACCGGCGGCATCGTCTTTGACGGAACCGCCGCAGAGGTTCTGGAAAACGAAGAGCTGCGTGCCGAATACCTGGCGATCTAA
- a CDS encoding class I adenylate-forming enzyme family protein, translated as MNIAVWLQRMAAAEAARPALFLGQEQVADYAGFHARAASVAGWLQMQGVQPGDRVGIFMKNCPDYLIALYGIWYAGAAAVPVNAKLHGKEAEYILQNSGAGLVFTSPGLTEAVEGTEAVVRCVDITGSDYAACLYAQPVAEPVFRAPEDLAWLFYTSGTTGRPKGVMITHRMLMTMAIAYFADVDQVSAGDQALYAAPMSHGAGIYAIQHVLAGAAHVCPVSGGFDEAEIFDLAAHFGRVHMFAAPTMVTRMTSEAKRLGRKGEGLRTVVYAGGPMYVADIVEAVEHFGPVFVQVYGQGECPMAITALPRHAVQDRAHPRWRERLASVGRAQSVVEVRIGTPEGELLPAGSHGEIMVRGDAVMPGYWNNPEATAKTLVNGWLMTGDMGVLDADGYLTLQDRSKDMIITGGSNVYPREVEEVLLLHPEVREVSVVGRPHADWGEEVVAFVVGDAQDAELDDLCSSRIARFKRPKAYLRIEALPKNNYGKVLKTELRERFKR; from the coding sequence ATGAACATTGCAGTGTGGTTGCAGCGCATGGCAGCGGCAGAGGCGGCGCGGCCTGCGTTGTTTCTGGGACAGGAGCAGGTTGCGGACTACGCAGGCTTTCACGCCCGCGCGGCGTCGGTGGCGGGCTGGCTGCAGATGCAGGGTGTGCAGCCGGGGGACCGGGTTGGCATCTTCATGAAGAATTGCCCGGACTACCTGATCGCGCTTTACGGCATTTGGTATGCGGGGGCAGCGGCGGTGCCGGTCAATGCCAAGCTGCACGGCAAGGAGGCGGAGTATATCCTGCAAAACTCGGGTGCCGGGCTTGTGTTCACCTCGCCGGGCCTGACTGAGGCGGTCGAGGGAACAGAGGCAGTTGTGCGCTGTGTGGACATCACGGGTTCAGACTATGCCGCTTGCCTGTACGCGCAGCCTGTGGCTGAGCCTGTTTTCCGTGCCCCTGAAGATCTGGCATGGCTGTTCTATACCTCTGGCACCACCGGGCGGCCCAAGGGGGTGATGATCACCCACCGGATGCTGATGACCATGGCAATCGCCTATTTCGCCGATGTGGATCAGGTCAGCGCCGGGGATCAGGCGCTTTATGCGGCACCGATGAGCCATGGGGCGGGGATTTATGCAATTCAGCATGTGCTCGCGGGGGCTGCGCATGTCTGCCCGGTGTCGGGCGGATTTGACGAGGCGGAGATCTTTGATCTGGCAGCGCATTTCGGGCGCGTCCATATGTTTGCAGCGCCCACGATGGTCACAAGGATGACTTCGGAAGCCAAGCGGCTGGGCCGCAAGGGCGAGGGGCTGCGCACAGTGGTCTATGCCGGCGGGCCGATGTATGTCGCCGACATTGTGGAGGCAGTGGAGCATTTCGGCCCGGTCTTTGTGCAGGTCTACGGCCAGGGTGAATGCCCGATGGCGATCACCGCGCTGCCGCGTCATGCCGTGCAGGACCGCGCGCATCCGCGCTGGCGCGAGCGGCTGGCCAGTGTCGGCAGGGCGCAAAGCGTGGTTGAGGTGCGGATCGGCACGCCGGAGGGAGAACTCCTGCCCGCTGGCAGCCACGGAGAGATCATGGTGCGCGGCGATGCAGTGATGCCTGGGTATTGGAACAATCCGGAGGCCACCGCCAAGACACTGGTCAATGGCTGGCTGATGACCGGCGACATGGGGGTTTTGGACGCCGACGGCTATCTGACGCTGCAGGACCGCTCCAAGGACATGATCATCACCGGCGGTTCCAACGTCTATCCGCGCGAGGTGGAGGAAGTCTTATTGCTGCACCCTGAAGTGCGCGAGGTCTCAGTCGTGGGCCGGCCCCATGCGGATTGGGGCGAGGAAGTGGTGGCCTTTGTTGTGGGGGATGCGCAGGATGCAGAGCTGGATGACCTGTGCAGCAGCCGGATCGCCCGGTTCAAACGCCCCAAGGCATACCTGCGCATCGAAGCGCTGCCCAAGAACAACTATGGCAAGGTGCTGAAAACCGAGCTGCGGGAGCGTTTTAAAAGGTAG
- a CDS encoding PAS and helix-turn-helix domain-containing protein — MSDLAFDHAPVGLAVLERRVITRCNLQFASTFGGTPGEYTGMPISGLYPSQEDFNRIGTLLQQPEAQSGSYSDERIMRRRAGALFWCRVRGRSVTPETPFQTGIWSFADISEDRPVVSLTPREREVAILTCKGLSAKEIGQQLDLSYRTVESHRAHLLQKFGARKLPELVAKLTGMPL; from the coding sequence ATGAGCGATCTTGCCTTTGACCATGCCCCTGTGGGCCTTGCCGTGCTGGAACGCCGCGTCATCACGCGGTGCAACCTGCAGTTTGCCTCCACCTTTGGCGGAACTCCCGGTGAATATACCGGCATGCCGATTTCAGGGCTGTACCCCAGCCAGGAGGATTTCAACCGTATCGGCACCCTGCTGCAACAGCCTGAGGCGCAAAGCGGCAGTTACAGCGACGAACGCATCATGCGCCGCCGCGCAGGCGCATTGTTCTGGTGCCGGGTGCGCGGCCGTTCAGTGACACCCGAGACGCCGTTTCAGACCGGCATCTGGTCCTTTGCCGATATATCCGAGGACCGCCCGGTGGTCTCGCTTACCCCGCGCGAGCGCGAAGTGGCGATCCTCACCTGCAAAGGGCTGTCGGCCAAAGAAATCGGCCAGCAGCTGGATCTGTCCTACCGCACAGTGGAAAGCCACCGGGCGCATCTGCTGCAAAAATTCGGCGCCCGCAAGCTGCCGGAACTGGTGGCCAAACTGACCGGCATGCCGCTGTAA
- the accB gene encoding acetyl-CoA carboxylase biotin carboxyl carrier protein, protein MTNKSHEADVAFIKALAELLRENDLTELQVKRDYGDDDSLNVRVSRQTAMAAPVQVAMPAAAAPVAAAAPAAAPAPAAASDDPASHPGAVASPMVGTVYLQAEPGSPAFISVGKQVNEGDTLLIVEAMKTMNHIPAPKSGTVKRILVEDGAAVEFGTPLAIIE, encoded by the coding sequence ATGACAAACAAATCTCACGAAGCTGACGTGGCATTCATCAAGGCGCTGGCGGAATTGCTGCGCGAAAACGATCTGACCGAACTGCAGGTAAAGCGGGACTACGGCGACGACGACAGCCTGAATGTGCGTGTCTCCCGCCAGACCGCCATGGCCGCACCGGTACAGGTTGCGATGCCCGCCGCCGCTGCTCCGGTTGCAGCAGCTGCCCCTGCCGCCGCCCCTGCCCCCGCTGCCGCCAGCGATGACCCGGCCAGCCATCCCGGCGCCGTGGCCTCGCCGATGGTCGGCACTGTCTATCTGCAGGCCGAGCCCGGTTCGCCCGCCTTTATCTCCGTGGGCAAGCAAGTCAACGAAGGCGACACTCTGCTGATCGTCGAAGCCATGAAGACCATGAACCACATTCCGGCGCCGAAATCGGGCACCGTGAAGCGCATTCTGGTTGAAGACGGCGCCGCCGTTGAATTCGGAACCCCCCTGGCCATCATCGAGTAA